The following DNA comes from Thunnus thynnus chromosome 3, fThuThy2.1, whole genome shotgun sequence.
TTTTGCGTTTGAATGGCATTTATATGCTGATGTTTCTCATCATGGACTtaaactgtcacacacacacacacgcacatccAAGCTGTCACAGTGAGTGAGCATAGGAAGAGTTCATGTTGAGGTTTTACCTTTTCTCTGTGCAATGTGGTCTAATCTTTGAACCCCTCTGCCTTTCTAAAGGACTCCACTCAACCCTTTCTTTGATGCCAAACCCCTGACTGcatatttgtgaaaatgcacCTTCTCCACACCATATTTTTGCCCTCTTCttttctgatgatttttttcccttctcatTCCTGCCATCTCATACACTGTGTTTCAGTGAAGTTTCCATGAGCCATCATGGGGTCATTGTAGCAGATGCCAGTGTGAATAGATGACACTAATACTAATGTGAACGACAAAGTTGTATCACTGGCACAAGCAGGGCAGCTGTCagaattaaatttatttaactCTGATTCACAATAACGGCCTTAGCATAGATTAAAATCTTAACAACATCTGCTTCCAGTGGTGCTCTTGCCATGTGTGAGCTAGTTTCTGGAAAGGTTAGTCTTTCATTTGAGTTTACAAAGCTCTTAGGTGTAACTACCATTGAAAACTTTTCTCATGTTAAATTTCTATCTTCTTGCTATATGTAGGTTGAAATAAAGCTGTTAATTGTTTACATAAAACACCTGTTTTATAGCAATAGGTGGCTAATTACAAATAGATAAAGTGTATACTAGAACAAATTGTATTCTCTGTTATCTATTTGTACATGCAgtatccctgtgtgtgtgtgtgtgtgtgtgtgtgtgtctgcaagtGAGCGTGCAAAATGTGCATGCACACAGCGGCCCAGTCATGCCTTAGGCATTCTCGATTCCTAAAGCCTTGTCAAAAGAGGGGAGCTAACAAATGGTGGCAGTACACCACACTGAGGCAATGCATGCTATAATAACACTTCCTGCCATCTTGCTGCTGTTGGCACAGCTGCATCAGGTGAGCAGCGGGGGTTGCACCTTCACTAATGCTAACTCTTCTCCTGTTCTGCTTCCCCTGTTCCCCACCCGCATCCATTCTAATAGAGTCCCAGAGTCACCTGCTCTATTTACATGATGCTAATGAACAAACAGTGGTAGGAACAGATGCCACCAGAAcaacaaatgtaataaaagGCTTGGGGTGGAAAAGGAGCAGCAGGTTTGGGTGGAGGAAGAGATAAGGGGGGGCAGAGGCAGTGTGTGGGTGAGACAAAACACGGAGGAAAAATATAAAGCTCCCTCTGGGAAGATTTGTTTGCCAATTGAAAGCATGAAGTAAGTTGTAACTTGCCCCTTACTGAAAATAAAGTGTCACTTGTCATGGATGTtacatgatgatttttttttcatctctagTCTCcctaagaaaaacaaaaaaacaaaaaaagtgaggCCGCTTAGCAGCTGACTTCTATTAAAGAGAGTAAGCAGTAGAGGTATTTGTTACACTTGAAGTACTGTGTATTTTAGAGGGGTTTGGGggatttacattttgtttcaagGGCCATTTGACACTATGTCCCTGCTGTGTTGATTGACTGGATAACTCAGTCAAGTTACCATTGTTGTTTACATGACTGGCAAGGGAATATGATTTTCTGTGTCATCAGGGCTGAAATATGAATGCACatacagctgtttgttttctctaaTATCAATAATTCTAATGTATATTATTAgcagctatatatatatatatataaaggaTTGTGAAATAGAAATTCTACTCATTAAGCCTGACTGAACACTGGCCAATATAACACTTAAAAGTCACTCTCATGATGGGGGAGCCATCTGTGCTAGCCCAGGGCATGTGTTGTGGCATCAACCTGCTGCCAATGctgctacagtatatatatattcagagGAGTGAGTGTGTGGGACTGATATGTGCTAACAAGCCCAGGTGAACATGGCTAGCCTCACCTCCTAATGCGCTAATAAATGCAGTGGTTTGACAAACCGCTGTCTATGTTAATATATGCACCTTCACCTCCCTGTGACAAGGTGAGGTAGTGAGGGCAGGTAAACAACACACTACAGCTGGAGGGTTGATGGGTATGGTCTAGTACATGTTtgaatgcatgtgtatgtgtttctcaTCCTGACACCCTACTTTTCTGAACATTGACTTGACAAGGAGCAGATGTCCctgaattcatttttttgtgttctgTTAGCTAACAGACATTAAGTTGTGGTGTTAAATATAATACCCTAATCAAATACTGCAGTTAAATCTTATTTAattaacatgaaattaaaagGCATATCTCTCTCAAAAATGCTTGTATCTATAGAACTATGTTTTAATATGGCTTTATAAAACTACTATATccttaaaaaatattatattctgTAGATTTATGTAGTGCTCTTATTTAGATAAGAATATATGATAAAGATTGAATCAAACATTTCCATTGAACCTACCTGCAACTGTTgcaattacagtatattaaaataaaatgttaacattacCAAGTTTTAGCACTGACCTGTCTCGGCTCCGCCGGGAGGGGAAAGCAGCGTTGCAGCCAGCCACAGTGCACACATGCATCTCTTTGAGATGCACATTCTTGTAGTGCAGTTTCATGCTATAGGAGCTCTTGAAGCTCTTCTTACACACATAGCAGATCTTGGGATCCGGACTTGAGCGTGGGTCTCCCTCTGGTGATTGAGAAGAAGGGAATTTGGGTGGGCTGGCACCGTAGCCCATCGAAGAGATGAAGCTCTCATGCAGAGCAGCCATGCTTGCAGCAGCggcagctgctgctgccatgCCTCCATTGTAGAGACCATACTGGCTCATGCAAAACATGTCATAAGTAGGATCGTTGAGTTCTTCCTTGATCTTGATAGGAGGCTGATGAGGGGAGGGTGAGGAATGGCCCTTGCCTTCCATTTCCTTTCTCAAATGGACTTCCTCTCCACCCTCATCGTCCTGTTCCTTGTCCAGAACCCTTCCACCCCTGCTGTGTTTTTGCTGTTCCTCCACATCCATCAGCTCATCACGATAAAACATCTTGGAATCAGAGGTTTCAGACTCATTCTCAAAGTCTCTCTCGTGGTCCTGATCCTCAGAGGTGAAGCTGTCCATGCAACGTAGCTCATTGGAGCCTTGAAGATCATTTCCACCCCTGCTGTCACTACCAGTCCCCTCCCGGCATTCATCTTCACTTTGTCTCATCATGCCTCTAAGAGCTAGGCCGGGGCTCATCTCGTCCTGGGAGGGGGATTGCTGCCCACTACCACCACTGTGGTTCCCAGTACCACTGCCACCGTTATTGTTGCTGTTAcagtttccattcattttgaCATTGTTGTGAAGAAGTGATgagtggtgatggtggtgattaTGGTGGATGTTATCATCATTATCCTCATCTTTGTCCTCGTATTCATCTGCCACATCAATCACTTCCTTCTCAATCTTCACTGGCATGCTAGATTTACGAGGCTTCTTTTTGGGCGTGGGGTCACTGCTGCCAGTGGTGGGGTCCTGATTACAATTAGGTATAGTTAAGCGGTGGGACATGAGTCCTGCCTCTGACACATGAACATTATTATGTGAAgccacagctgcagcagccaacagctgctgttgctggtcCATCAGGGTGGTActgttggtggtggtgggcaGAATGGGGCTGGTGGGCAGAGACACTGGAGGACTAACAAGGTCTGCGGGGGACAGTAGTGTACGGTAGAATGGGGGCACTGGCTGGACTGGCTGCACTGACTTCAGGGAGGGGAACACCAGTGGGCTCTGCAGAGGTGACTGAAGCATAGGGTCTATCGGTGGGGTTGTGAAGCCCAGCGGTGGCCTTCCAGGGCTGGTGAGTGTGAAGCCACCATTCTTGGTGCTTGAGATGACAGGTGTGCCAGTGGTTGAAGTGGCACGGATGAGGTCCTTGTCCCGGTTATTACGCAACATGGGCATGTGCAACCTTGGATTGGGATTGGCACTGTGGCGGTTGCGGCTGCGCAGTGAGCTGAAGACCATGTTGCAGCCTTCAATGGTGCAACGGTGTTTGATCTTCAAGTGTACAGCATTATAATGTATCTTAAGTGTGCCTTTATCATAAAAGGTTTTGCCACAAGAGTTGCAGCACACACGACCCTTGCGTGAGGTGGATCCCATGCGGCGCATGCGATGCATCTTGGAAGCAAAAGAGGGATGGGTGATGGTTTTAGACTGCTCTTCCTTTACATAGTGGTGTTGTACCTGGTGGTCACTCAAGCTGTTGGATTGCTGAGGTTGATTTTGGGACTGCTGTTGgccctgctgctgttgctgctggagctgtgtctgttgttgctgctgttgttgagCCTGCTGGGTGGAAGGAGATGGTGAGATGGGTGATGCCCTGTTATTGGGTTCTGTCTTGGGTTCAATGTTGTTCATGACTCCTAGGGCTCCACGGCTAGGGCTCTGGCCTGTGCGGAAGGGTGACAGGGACACTTCTGATTCACTGGTCTCGACCTGTTCAACTTGGTTGGGCAGGCTGGGCTCCCGGAGCCGGAGAGCAGATTGCTCCATAGGCAGACCATTGGGGGGCAAGCCAAGCATGGGAGCAGAGACTGGGTTGATGTACTGGAAGGGCAGGAGGAAGGCAAGGCTGTTGGGGATATTCTCAAAATGGTGAATGCTGGATGGGCTACTGTTTTCCAGATGTGTCAGGAGTCCCGGGCTGCGGGTCCTGTTGTTGCTTTCTATGAACGTCCTAATCCCGGAGTCTGTCTTGGAGGAGGGAACTGTAACTGCCTGACCTTCCTTCTCCTGAATGGCCATCAGCTCCACAATGGACTTGGTCTCACCAAAGCGCAGGAACTGCTGCAGGGTGATGATCTCCTCTTCTCGGGACATTATGGTCCAGCGGTCCAGCACCTTGCCTGCAGCATCCTACATGCCCCagaagagacaagagagaagacaaaaatacaaaccatTATTGATTGTGCATAATCAGTGTGGTCAAAGGAGAAGATAGAGCAGGGGTTAGTTTGTAAGGGCAAGCTTTTCTGCTCATGAAATTCAGAGGCCCCTGGAGCAACAAGTAACTAACAGAGCTTTGTCGAAAACCTCCCCCCTCCACTGTCCCTTTTTCCAATCCActtttcactcattcattttttctATAAATCAGCCCTGCACATGCAATCATTAATCACGCAGTGATGAGCATAGGCAAGAATTTAATTGAGCCTCAAGCAAACAAATCAAAAGCACTGAAGTGGGCCTATTAGCAGGTCTCTGCGACTTTCAACATTGTAGGGATGTTAATCTgtgacactgacaaaaacagCTTTGTAAAAGATGTGAACTCTTGCTGGGTCTCCCTCTGTACACAAACTGTACCTAGGGACATTTACAAAATTGTGTGAGCCAGAGAAAAAATGGCTAACAGAAATAATAGAATAATTAATGCAAGCCACTAATCGCACCTTGGTTGGCAGgattttttcctgtgtgttctTCATCTCATCTCTAAGGCAGTGAAATGCTTGAGGGAGGATGGGACTGCTACACTGAGTATCAGGGAATGGCGTTGGACATTCAAAGAGAaaaattcatgtttatttaagGTCGCAGTCGAGGATGCCATTACAGTGGTATTGAGCTTGTGTTCCTCACATTGGGCAGGCTATATATTTATCATGCTttttaaagtatgttttaagaGATTTGTATCCTCTTTCACCTTAATGgtcaaaatattttgttataaaCAACCATGTTGCTTAGGAAACTGTCAACTGCATCTTCAGTTCACAATGGCAAGaggcagaaatgtaaaatacgCAAATATTAAGTATCGATAATTTACATAATAATTGGCACTTCCAATTCTTGCATTTTGGCTTGGGAATGGTAAGAAACAAATTTCCATTGTAAGACACCAGAATTGCTCAGATGGGAGTTGGAAGTTATCCCAAATAGACTTTACTTGGCTTGTCTTTTGGAGATGTGCTACAAATGgctgagaaataaaaagctgagACTTCTTGCAAATGTACGCATTGTCAAACATCAAGAGATAACAAGGGATTCTGGGAAAAGAATACTGGCAAAGCCTGTGCATTAAATTTGTGGTTGAGTGACTAGATTTGAGGCACTGAATGTTTGACCCTGTGCTTTTGTCCTCATGTATGAATCCACATATGCTCCTGCTTCATAGTAGTCCTAACAAAATTATACTCATACTGTAACTACTGCCACAGCTGTTATTATATAAAATGGTATGGGTATTTTGTGTGAACAAGATAGAGATTgacgagagagggagagacagagagatagtaGTAATGGTACAGTTCACACACAGGTTCCTGGGGGACCAGGCGCAAGTGACATCAAGGGAGTAACGCAAGCGATGACAATTAGTCACAGTGAAATGGTAACATTTCATATGTGCTCCTAGCTGCTGGCATCTATAAAAGATAAATGGCGACTCTGTTGagtaaaaagctgtaaaaaccaACATCACAAAGCACAAAGGGCCTGTAAGgagaaaacagaagataaatgtttaaagagAGAcagcgaaagagagagagagaacaggagagacacagaggaagaagaagcagaaaaacagaaaataaaagtgtgaGTGGTTTCATATCATGCCCTCAGATATACTGGAGAAATAGATTCTTCTGAGACGAAACATCAATAGTCTCTGGGGtatttgttgttaaatatacattaaaaaacattttacactttCATTCTGTGTACGCTCTGGAGTTTTTGCCTGGAGGTACGACTTTAAATTCTAGCCTGGGCACTATTATTTCATACTGCATGGCCATCTGGGCATTAGTACTTCCATTTGAtttaactgaaacaaaaaatgaaagcaaattaGAAAGTGAATCTTTAAATAGATCTACAACCAGAACATTTCTTAAGAAATTGTAGTTCTAAGAAGTGGACCAGTCTTTCAATATTTTGTAGCGACAAAATGGGTTCATTTGTGAATGTTAAGCATGTAAATGCTCTAAGGTAGCCAACAATTACAACTCTGATTAGAGGCATGAAAAATTCGAAATATTCTAAATATGTGTATTATTCCTGTGAAAAGTGTCTCTGTTTCATGAGGAATAAATAGCAAGAGAGAGTATGTGCTTTTTGGGATTGTTGGTGGgccatgtttaatttaatttaagccAGTTTTAAGACATCTTAATATCAATTTCCTAAATACTCCACTTTGATGTTAGCTCTTCCAACTGTGATAAATAAGATTCATAAGAACAAGAAGCTCTCAAAAGGGGTGTAATTTTAATTGGagcacaataaataaatgctaGGTATTAGTCTTAACCTGTACTGTAAGTAACGTTAAATACAACTTTGCACGTTTGTACACATCCACCAGATGGCTTGACCAAAGTCGCTCTCCAAACCCACACCCAGTTATCCAGCCCTGTCTCAATCAGTGACTGAGTCAAACAGGGTTGAGACATTTATTTCATCCTCTACTAGTCCTACCCTGTGCCTTCACTTCCCCACTCATGAAGTCAAATAAAAGCcaaaacacaatgacacagGCCAAGCTGCAACCCATTAGTGTTAGGAAGGGCCAGCCAGCTGTCAGAACATGTCAGCAGTTCTGCTATGCACTGGACCCTGTCTGAGAGGAGGCTATCCAAGCACTCCTCGTTCACTGGTCAATTGAGTTTTGGAGGCCAATCAACAAGCGTTTGGGCTGAGGTCATGCTTGGAGCAGAGAGTCAACCCAAATTTAAAAAAGCGGTCTAGAAAAGGATGTGAGGGGACAAACAAGGTTCTGTCCATGTGGAGAGTACAGCTGTTTTCTATGCCAAATAGCTTTTCAATACATGGCTGTTTCTTAAAAAGCCATTGCAGTAATTTATTTATAACACTATATTTTGGAACACAACACCTTTTATAATAGCAAATTTAAATTCcagacaaaaatgtttaatgcaGATGATCCTCataaaagttattaaataaTCAAAGGTGAGAAAAAATATGCAGGTATTATATGAGTATCTAAAGTATGTATTGACACACATTTGCAGACAAACACAGGCCCCTGTAGTCCTTACTACAGTATGTCTCACAACTCCACTCCCCTGCATTAGCCTTGTGATGCTGTGAGAGAAACAAATATGCCATTAGAAGCACTTTTACAAGTAGGCACTCATCTTCCAATTAGCTTAATGTGGCCCTCTTTCCCCTATATTTTCCAGGCGTGCCCCACCTCTTCTTGTACACTCCCTCCAGTAAAATCTCATTAATCCACCCCTCCCCCGTCTCCCCCAGTGCTATGACATATTAGTCTGTCATTATGCATCCCAGAGTCCTTTAAACAATACAGCTAAACCTCTGTTTGCCAGGTTAATGACTATTAGTCAATAATTACAGCAAAGAGATGATGGGGTACCCACTTTATCTGGTGGACAGCCTGCTGCTGTTAGTTTATTTTATCTGCCTGCCTCCATGTCTCTCAGAATTAATCTAGCAACGGCTGTATTTAttcatctctctgctgctgcaatgCATtcttaattcattcatttgtctcTAATACTGTGGTGGTGCTGGATGCTGTTTAGTGGGTGTGAAGTGGGGTATCCACCTTGCAAATTGCTGACAATGAGGATGAACGAATGATGGCCTTGTCATGGGCCAGGGCACAACTGTCAGTTAAAACAAATCAGGCAATTATGCAATTAGCAggttatgtgctgaactgtatTAAGAGCCTGGGTGTCCAGTGTTGTTAGGTTGCATAGTGTGCATTAGGGATTAACAGCATAACACGTGTATGCTCATCACTAATCATCACCTATCATATTCATTGACTGAGTGTATTTGGCAAGCAGTGGGGAAAGATGCCATGCTAGGCACATAGCAAAAAGGGAAAATATTAGCTGTTGATATGCCATATTGACCTATGCCTGTATTCAGTAGATGGGATGTCTCCCACCTTTTATCATTAAGTGTCTCTgctatttacattttcttgtaAATATGCAGTGTAAACTGACACAATGTGTTATGTAAAATCTGTAGAATACAAAGTGTAGGGTGACAGCTACACTGGTTCCACATTAACGTAAGGACAGTTCAACCGATCATAAGACCGTATCACTTGCAATAGGGAGGATCAGTTCTCACAATGGCAAAGTGAACCATGGGAACCACATTGATTCACCAATCACCTTGCAGTGAATGCGATCTCCACCTAGCCTCAAGGGAATCCCCATTGATCTTCAGTCCTGCTTTCAGATCCAGTTCCTTAAAAAAACTGCTGTATCCCTGTGTTCGCCACTTCAAGGGAGGTTAAGCAGAAGTTCCTTGTGATCTGAGAAGGTCTTGAACCTTGGTTCTTCCTTTTCCATATTCTGTTTCTCTCCCCACCCCATCTCGGGCTGTATGAATAATGCAGAGGATCTAGTGGCGAGAGGTGCCACGGGGGATGGGTTCACGCAAAGCCCACTGCCTGGAGCCATCACATCAGAGGGCAAGAGCTCCCAAGACACAGACTGCACCCCCATTGGCTCCCCAGTggcaggtcagaggtcatgtgTGAACAACCGGCTCTACTTCTTCCCCTGTGATGGACCATGGGGAAATCAGTAGCTACATCCAGACGTGGGTGGAGGACATTTGTAAGAATCATAGAGGTTGAAATTTGCACTCTGTGATCATGGTAAACTCCTCATTTATGATCTACACATCAAAagaatttgttatttttagatGTGACCCAACAGCTTGTGTACCTTGGATGGTTGAGGCTTTACTCATGAACAGTTAACTACAGCAAGATGACAATGAACATAGTCTCATAATTAACAACGCAGCAGTAAAAACATGTCATCCTTGACAAGACAGATGCAACAAAAAGATACAACAGGTTCCCTGTGGAAATCTGTCACCCTCTGGTTTCAAGGATGTAATTAcacaaaaccttttaaaaacatatgcAGGAGGGGCAAAGAAAATCTGTTGTACAGTGCAGTATTCTGTGATTTACTGCTGTCTTCTAATGTCAgattgcaagaaaaaaaattacaaatagcAGCCAAACAATTGAACtattttttcttaaactttGCCGCTCTACCTCTCTAGGATACTCTGGAGAGTATTGTGCAAAGAATAGCAGACTGGTGTCAGCAGACAGTCTTGATGCCTCCCTAAGAGTGGTCTGGTTTTAATAAGTGACAATGTGCAGTTACAATTTGGTGGGGAATGAGGTACAGTACataaaacagctgctgaaaaTGTTATATGCTGTAGTATCTTACTGGCCCTTATgtccattttttaaatgaatttttttatttgtacactCCAGAAGCTTCAATAAACATGGCAAATACAATTTTTACCATCTTTAATTGTTAAAGGATGATGGCTACTAATTTTAGCATTGATAGAAGAAAAGCCATTCTGCCATTACAGTCTGGTTGAAGAGCATCTGTAGCCACATAGACACAAAAGCTAAACTTCCTAAAACCTGTTTTCCACATAATggtaatgtctttaaaaaacagCTGACATGGAAATGCGAGCGATTCAATAAAGTCTAGACAGGACCCTCTGCTCCAGCTCATATTCCTGATTACAACTTGGAACAGATCTATTCAAGCTTGATTTctactttattatttaattaacaaCCATGCAAAGGGCATTGTCTTGGTCAATATTATGCTCATCAGTGCCAGAGATTCAAGCTTGTTGGCCTCCAGTGTGAGTAAATGTGAAGAGGCTGTAGGGCTTTTTCACTGGGCTAGATACACTGATCAACCAGCAGGCTGCGAGATACCCTGCCTTCACCTCTCAACCTGATTTAACTCATGGCTTTGGTTAAAAATTCATGACTCTGTGTTAGTTGTTGCTAAGGGCACACTAATCGACTGGAGTGAGATTTATAGTGCAGTCCAGACTGTGAAGTTGGggagggggatgggggggggggttattatAGAGGACTTTACCACAGACGGGTGAGTCACAATCTGGCACATCCCAGTTTCCAGGTGGCCTTTAGTAAACAGTTTCCGTTTCTTCTCCCACTGAGTTGTCttttttcattatctgtttttGTGAACAAAAccgtcattaaaaaaaaaaaaaggtctctAACCTCTGATTCATCTAACCCCCCTGACCTCCACCACTACCATCACCACCCTCTTTGTTTTAAAGCTGTCCCTCAGTATCTTTAAAAAGTGGAAAGGACAGTCCTTTGGCCACAGCCCAGCAGAGTTGCAGATGGGGCGGCACATGGAAACCATTTCAGGCCCTGGTGCGCTGCAGAGCAAAGTCGGCTGTTCTCTGAGTTCAGAACCTCTGAAGAACCACCTCGCAGCACTTACATGTGAGCAGCGTCTGGGTCTGAACTGATGTATTGATTCCCTGTCTCTTCACAAAGCATACACAATAACGTTGGCTTGCCTCTCCCAACTGTGCTAAGGAACCGTAGCCATGGTCAATGTGTAAAACTCAGCGGACCTAACACTGAGCTAGAGGGGATGCCTCAGAGAAGAAGGGTGGAGTGATAGAAGCAGCGAGGGAACGCCTGATGGTTCACATTAATTGAGGATGATTCGTGTGATCTGCTGGGTCTGGATGCAGCAGCCAGGTCTGTCGTGGGCCTGGGAGACAGATGTGGGGGCCGCTGTGCTCCCTCCAGGGCCAATAGAGAGCAGTGAGGCGGCTGAGAAATGGTCTGTCTgtccaatgtgtgtgtgtgttggtagaGATTGGGGGAAGAGGGGGGGCTGACAACCTGCTTTTCTCTCCCGCTTATATCACATCTCCTTTGTCTTGATTACTATTTTGGCAGGAGGCCGGTGCAGAAAAGGTGCATTAACATATGCTCACAATTTGCTCTTTGGCCACATAGTTGTATGTTTGTACTGTGTCTTGATGTATCAGACATTTCTGTTCCTCTTTGGTGTAATACCCGCCCCTTATCACATTATATCCCCAGGCTAGTAACGGGTAGTAAAACACAGTCTTTGGTGAGTTGcagtgctaaaaaaaaagtaaaaacaaagaacctaatatatttataaatttgtatttgttacCAACAAAACCTATACACAAGATCTTCAGCTGACATAATCAATAGGTGACATGTTGTTTGTGACTATATTGTGTATAAAAGTCCAAAACTTGCAGCCCtagttgcaaaaatgtattaattttccTCTATACTACCTGGAATGTAACAGTGATCtacaaacaatcaaaataatCCACACATCACTTTCATGCTACTGTGTAAAAGGAAATAGATGTGAATGGATAATGGATTGTAGTGTAGGTAAACCTCCCCAAGTCATTTTGTTTTGGTCTAGATGGGAACAGATAGAGGTGTCTGTAACACCCAGACACACTGCATTAGAGGAGCTTTTCAGCTTTCTCCTGTGCTTTTGCTATGGAGCATGCAGGAGGAAAGAGAATAAGCTAATGGACTCTTTACTTAATGTGATCAGAGCCATTATTGACATGCTGCCAGGAAGATGCAAGACCATTAACTcgagcctctctctctctggtacCTTCCCTCCACCCCACTCCTTTACCCGACAGTATTTCACTGCCTGCCTGACTCACATATAGAGAAAAGGCCACTAGGGGTCTGGGTGCCCCAAAGGACTCTGTGTCTGTCATGTTAACCCATAGAGACCCTCCATAGAcccattttgtcttttttagggGGGTACAGGAGATCTTTATGGtgagatagcaggtcaacagtatatgccacaCAGAAGTGTTATACATTATCTAAAAGCGGGGaatctgaagattaatttgaaaTGCAGCTCAGCATTATGTGTCAAGATTTGctagtcataaatctgtaataaatattgtattatGGTTAGGTGCCTATTCAAATTCtgaaagtttagagtgtataagggcttagacaattatgatggaagtatatgatggccattcccatgctcaattatgtctcataagttgttgcagcaatttgTAGGGTGATatcatttgttacacagatttggtgcaaaactTAACCATCTTTAACACTCGAAAATTGattaaaatggtcaaaaatccctgCAAAACAACATTATGACAAAGACCTTGAGGAACTCCATAGAAgaattcatgctgtgatttgctatcaaaaacttgacatttggagatttctgtaagtgATTGCATTTTTCGGCAATTTGATGGCGAGCACTTCGgttctggaaattgctcagaaactCCCTTATTATCTATATACTTTACCAAGGAAAGCCATACTTCCTCTGAATTCTCtaggtctctagtttgtggttataaagtttcatgaggctgttattatcctagaggtcacaatacgtc
Coding sequences within:
- the bnc2 gene encoding zinc finger protein basonuclin-2 isoform X3; protein product: MSKEAELDVRGSECDTVPPEPSTDPEPPRPPSAKAKGPNGTAGDCTSIPSSSHSSSSSTSSSSSSSSSSSRSGLGGISIVSSSAEGAGESSMQFSTRPPSAEQPGFMGTWQQQSTDSNLLYRMSQQGAVTRLPLKCDRSTMGRDLEEAIRCTLVNCTCECFQPGKIHLRTCDQCKHGWVAHALDKLSTQHLYHPTQVEIVQSNVVFDISSLMLYGTQAVPVRLKILLDRLFSVLKQEEVLHILHGLGWTLRDYVRGYILQDAAGKVLDRWTIMSREEEIITLQQFLRFGETKSIVELMAIQEKEGQAVTVPSSKTDSGIRTFIESNNRTRSPGLLTHLENSSPSSIHHFENIPNSLAFLLPFQYINPVSAPMLGLPPNGLPMEQSALRLREPSLPNQVEQVETSESEVSLSPFRTGQSPSRGALGVMNNIEPKTEPNNRASPISPSPSTQQAQQQQQQQTQLQQQQQQGQQQSQNQPQQSNSLSDHQVQHHYVKEEQSKTITHPSFASKMHRMRRMGSTSRKGRVCCNSCGKTFYDKGTLKIHYNAVHLKIKHRCTIEGCNMVFSSLRSRNRHSANPNPRLHMPMLRNNRDKDLIRATSTTGTPVISSTKNGGFTLTSPGRPPLGFTTPPIDPMLQSPLQSPLVFPSLKSVQPVQPVPPFYRTLLSPADLVSPPVSLPTSPILPTTTNSTTLMDQQQQLLAAAAVASHNNVHVSEAGLMSHRLTIPNCNQDPTTGSSDPTPKKKPRKSSMPVKIEKEVIDVADEYEDKDEDNDDNIHHNHHHHHSSLLHNNVKMNGNCNSNNNGGSGTGNHSGGSGQQSPSQDEMSPGLALRGMMRQSEDECREGTGSDSRGGNDLQGSNELRCMDSFTSEDQDHERDFENESETSDSKMFYRDELMDVEEQQKHSRGGRVLDKEQDDEGGEEVHLRKEMEGKGHSSPSPHQPPIKIKEELNDPTYDMFCMSQYGLYNGGMAAAAAAAASMAALHESFISSMGYGASPPKFPSSQSPEGDPRSSPDPKICYVCKKSFKSSYSMKLHYKNVHLKEMHVCTVAGCNAAFPSRRSRDRHSSNINLHRKLLTKELDDIVLDPQLTPLPKDLRAELLAKIYAGHHMGLDPMAGMGIGGASFGPTGLNHDARSPTSNEYPHHPLNQDLKNHHTNGFSRGQPDDYMVLDLSTTSSVQSSSSVHSSHESDEGSDEGILLDDLEEEEGEEDEEEGNSEGEDCSQRATGRGEGRHQDETGEIRGGRQGDGLEPSSSPFLLSSTGGSNSGSSGILCNICHKMYSNKGTLRVHYKTVHLREMHKCKIPGCNMVFSSVRSRNRHSQNPNLHKNMPFSTIID
- the bnc2 gene encoding zinc finger protein basonuclin-2 isoform X5, with protein sequence MAIRCTLVNCTCECFQPGKIHLRTCDQCKHGWVAHALDKLSTQHLYHPTQVEIVQSNVVFDISSLMLYGTQAVPVRLKILLDRLFSVLKQEEVLHILHGLGWTLRDYVRGYILQDAAGKVLDRWTIMSREEEIITLQQFLRFGETKSIVELMAIQEKEGQAVTVPSSKTDSGIRTFIESNNRTRSPGLLTHLENSSPSSIHHFENIPNSLAFLLPFQYINPVSAPMLGLPPNGLPMEQSALRLREPSLPNQVEQVETSESEVSLSPFRTGQSPSRGALGVMNNIEPKTEPNNRASPISPSPSTQQAQQQQQQQTQLQQQQQQGQQQSQNQPQQSNSLSDHQVQHHYVKEEQSKTITHPSFASKMHRMRRMGSTSRKGRVCCNSCGKTFYDKGTLKIHYNAVHLKIKHRCTIEGCNMVFSSLRSRNRHSANPNPRLHMPMLRNNRDKDLIRATSTTGTPVISSTKNGGFTLTSPGRPPLGFTTPPIDPMLQSPLQSPLVFPSLKSVQPVQPVPPFYRTLLSPADLVSPPVSLPTSPILPTTTNSTTLMDQQQQLLAAAAVASHNNVHVSEAGLMSHRLTIPNCNQDPTTGSSDPTPKKKPRKSSMPVKIEKEVIDVADEYEDKDEDNDDNIHHNHHHHHSSLLHNNVKMNGNCNSNNNGGSGTGNHSGGSGQQSPSQDEMSPGLALRGMMRQSEDECREGTGSDSRGGNDLQGSNELRCMDSFTSEDQDHERDFENESETSDSKMFYRDELMDVEEQQKHSRGGRVLDKEQDDEGGEEVHLRKEMEGKGHSSPSPHQPPIKIKEELNDPTYDMFCMSQYGLYNGGMAAAAAAAASMAALHESFISSMGYGASPPKFPSSQSPEGDPRSSPDPKICYVCKKSFKSSYSMKLHYKNVHLKEMHVCTVAGCNAAFPSRRSRDRHSSNINLHRKLLTKELDDIVLDPQLTPLPKDLRAELLAKIYAGHHMGLDPMAGMGIGGASFGPTGLNHDARSPTSNEYPHHPLNQDLKNHHTNGFSRGQPDDYMVLDLSTTSSVQSSSSVHSSHESDEGSDEGILLDDLEEEEGEEDEEEGNSEGEDCSQRATGRGEGRHQDETGEIRGGRQGDGLEPSSSPFLLSSTGGSNSGSSGILCNICHKMYSNKGTLRVHYKTVHLREMHKCKIPGCNMVFSSVRSRNRHSQNPNLHKNMPFSTIID